CTCGTGTTATTTGCATGGCTCTCCGGGAAGCCGGAATTAATCCCAGGACAATAAGTTATCTGGAAGCTCACGGAACGGGTACCGCTTTGGGAGACCCTATTGAAATAGCAAGCTTGACTAAAGCTTTCAGGGAGTATACCGGTGATAAGCAATTTTGCTCAATTGGCTCAGTAAAATCAAATATTGGACATTGTGAAAGTGCGGCGGGAATTGCAGCTGTAACCAAAGTACTGCTGCAACTTAAATATTGTCAACTAGTGCCTTCGTTGCATTCTAAGGCGCTCAACTCCAATATCGATTTCATCCAAACGCCCTTTAAGGTTCAACAAGAACTTGCCAGTTGGAACCAGCCTGAGATCAGCATTAATGGAAAGACTAAGAAATATCCGCGAATTGCCGGAGTTTCATCTTTTGGTGCTGGGGGATCAAATGCCCATGTGGTGATTGAAGAATACCGTACTGATGACTTAAAAGAAGTGAGTGATGAGACTACGCAGAGCAAGGTAGGTATTGTGCTGTCTGCCAAGAATGAGGATCGTCTAAAAGAACGAGTGCAGCTCTTATTAACGGCTATTCAGGAGAAAAAAATTACCGATAACGATCTAATTAATATGGCTTATACTCTTCAAATTGGCCGTGAGGCCATGGAGGAACGTCTGGCGATAGTAGCGGATTCTATCAAAGAATTGGAAGAGAAACTCACGAGTTTTCTTGCGGAACAGGAAGGGATTGAAGAGTTATACCGTGGCCAGGTAAAACGTAATAAGGAATCAATGGCTGTTTTTGCCGGTGATGAAGATATGGCAAAAACAATTGAGGCTTGGATAATTAAAAGAAAATATACAAAACTTCTTGAACTTTGGACTAAGGGACTAATGTTTGATTGGAACAAATTGTACAACGACTGTAAGCCTAGCCGTATTAGTTTGCCCACCTATCCCTTTGCCCGGGAGCGGTATTGGGTATCTGGCATTGAACAAGAATGTATGAGTATTCCTGCTGTCACTTCACCGATAAGCTCAGTCATTCATTTATTACTGCACCGCAATACCTCGGATTTTTCCGAGCAGCGGTTTAGTTCAATTTTTACCGGAAAGGAGTTCTTTTTTGCAGATTATCTAGTAGCTGGACAGCCGACTTTACCTGAGACAGCTTGTCTGGAAATGGTACTGGTTGCAATAAGGCAGTCAACAGGAGACTTAATAGATGGGCAAGCCGGAATTCATTTTAAAAATGTCATTTGGGCTAGAGCTATCACTATAGGGGAAACGGCAAAAGAAATCCATATTGGACTTTACCTGGAGGGTGACGGCGAGTTTGCCTATGAAATTTATAGTTTAGAAGAAAACCTTGGTGAACGGGTAGTGTATAGCCAGGGCATTGCTATAGTAAGTCCGGTTAAAAATGGTACACGACTGGATATCAATACTCTACAAGCACAATGTAACTACAACAATCAGGTGCTGAGTCAGTACTATGAGACTTTTAGAGCATTAGGAATTGAATATGGATCGGCATACCGGGGAATTGTCAAGATATATGCTAGCGTAGGCATGTTATTGGCAAAAATCGCTTTACCTGCCTGTATTTCAGATACTAGCGATCAATTCTCTCTGCATCCCAGCATAATGGATTCAGCGCTACAAGCAGCAAGGTTATTAATTGAGTCAAATAATGCGGCAGGGCTGCAAAAATGGCTAATTCCTTTGAATATTGATGAAGTTGAAATAATTGAAAAATGCGCATCTTCCATGTGGGCCGTAGTCAAATACAGGAGTGATAGCCAAACAGATTGTGAACGGTATAAAGCAGATATTGATCTTTGTGATGAGCAAGGTTCAATTTGTGTGCGGATGAAAGGAGTATCATTTACAAGGATTGGCCAGGAAATGGAGGCAAGCGAAAAATTCATGCCGTCAGGGCAGTTGCTGTTTGAGCCAAGTTGGAAGGAAAAAGATATCGGCCATGAACCTACCGTTCCAAGCTATACTAAGCATTTAGTTATACTTTGCGGGACGGAAGAAGAAATATCCAGGGAAACTATCGAAACCAACATGACCGGGGTTCAATGCCTTGTGCTGCAATCTCAACAAAACTGCATTGAGGATAGGTTCCAAGATTATGCTGTTCAGCTATTTCAAATAATCCAAAGCAGCATGAGAGATAAAAAATCGGAAAAAACATTTATCCAGTTCGTAGTACCTCTTTGTGAAGAACAACGGCTTTTTTCGGGACTCATCGGACTTTTGCATACCGCCAGGTTGGAGAATCCTCACATTATTGGACAACTGGTAGAAATTGAAAACTGCCAGAATATTATACGACAACTGACAGAAAATAGTTGTTCACCTCTTGCTAGCCGGATTAGGTATCAGAATGGCAAACGCTTGGTTGCCGGATGGAGCGAAGTACTAGCTGTACCCAAGACACCGAAAATGCCGTGGAAAGATCGGGGAATATATCTAATTACTGGTGGTGCCGGTGGGCTTGGTCTTATTTATGCAAAAGAAATTGCCCGTAACGTTAGAGAAGCAACTATTATACTTACGGGACGGTCTGAACTTAACAGCAACAAGTGTATAATGCTTGAAGAGCTAAACGCAATGGGAGCTAGGGCTGAATATCTGCAAGTTGACGTGGGAGAAAAAAATGAAGTTATTAATTTAATTCTGAGCATTCAAAAAAAATTTGGCAGTCTTAATGGCATCATCCATAGTGCAGGTGTAATACGGGACAATTTTATATTGAAGAAAACCAAGGAAGAGATTTTGGAAGTTTTAAGGCCTAAAGTTACTGGGCTGGCCAACTTGGATCAAGCAAGTAAAGACCTTGAACTTGATTTTTTTGTACTGTTTTCTTCGCTATCCGGAAGCTTTGGTAATACGGGACAAGCTGATTATTCCGCCGCCAATGCGTTTATGGATGTGTACGCCGAATATCGTAACATTCTGGTAGCTGCAAAGCAGCGTCAAGGGCAAACATTGTCAATTAATTGGCCTTTATGGGAAGAAGGCGGCATGCATATTAATGAAGTTACTGCAAAAATAATGATGGAAAACACGGGTTTGAGCGTAATGAAGACTTCAACTGGCATACAGACCTTTTATCAGAGCCTGGCGCTAACTCATAATCAAATAATGATTGTTGAAGGTAATTTGAAGCAAATCCGGGAAACATTGTTTTCCGTCGATACTAAGCCTATATTGGTGGCTGAGGCTTACCTCCCACAAGTAGACTCGCGGTTGCTCCATGACAAGACTTTGTTTGAGCTTAAAGGGCTATTAGGACGGGTTACCAAACTGGGTATAGATAAAATTGACGCGGATGAACCGTTAGAGACATACGGTATTGATTCGGTTATGATAACTCAGCTCAATAACTGGTTGACTGATATTTTTGGTGAATTATCGAAAACCTTGTTTTTTGAATATCAGACATTAGGCGCTTTAGCAAAATATTTGATTGATAATTATGCTAAAGAATGTATCGACTGGACGGGACTTGCGCCTAAAGCGAACACAGTATCCCACGCAGCTTTGGTGGCAAATAGCAATAATGCATCTATCAGTTTGACCTCTCTGAAAGCAAAGAAAAAGAAGAAAGATATTGTTACAGTAAAGGCTCCCCAAGCCGAAACTCGGGAGCCAATTGCTGTTATTGGTATGAGTGGACGCTATCCCCAGGCAAAAAATTTGCAAGAGTATTGGAGAAATTTATCTGCCGGAGAAGATTGTATTTCATTAATTCCTAATACTCGATGGTCATTGGATGAATTTTTCCATCCTGACCCGAAAGAAGCTGTTGCGCAAGGTAAAAGCTATTGTAAATGGGGCGGATTTATTGAAGATGTTACCGCCTTTGATCCACTGTTTTTTAATATTTCGCCACGAGAAGCGATTACTATGGATCCTCAGGAACGACTATTTATTGAAACTTGTTGGGAAGTAATTGAGGACGCCGGCTATACTAGGGAGCAACTGGCTACCGAGTATAAAGGGAGAATTGGTGTTTTTGCCGGAATCACCAAAACAGGTTATGAGTTATACGGCACGGATTTGTGGCGACAGGGAGAAAAAGTATTTCCCCATACTTCATTTAGCTCGGTGGCCAACAGGGTATCCTACCTTTTGAATTTGCATGGACCAAGTATGCCAATTGATACGATGTGCTCGTCTTCCTTAACTGCAATTCATGAAGCATGCCAACATCTTTACCGGCAGGAGTGCGATATGGCAATTGCCGGCGGTGTGAATTTATATCTTCATTCTTCAAATTATAATATATTATGTGCCAATCGAATGCTTTCATCAGATGGCCGATGCAAAAGCTTTGGAATTAATGGTAATGGATTTGTACCTGGCGAAGGAGTAGGGGGTATTTTATTAAAACGGTTATCACAGGCAATTGCCGATAAAGATCATATTTACGCGCTTATCCGCAGTACCAGTATTAATCATGGTGGTAAAACTAACGGATACATAGTGCCTAATCCGGTAGCCCAAGGCAATCTCATTCGGGATGCACTGGATAAAGCGAGAGTTAACGCTCGGACAATCAGTTATATTGAAGCGCATGGAACAGGAACAGAACTAGGTGATCCTATTGAGATCTCCGGACTTGTTCAGGCATTTGAGAAAGATACGCAAGACAGGGAATTCTGTGCTATCGGTTCGGTAAAATCAAATATTGGACACTTAGAAGCCGCAGCGGGAATTGCCGGAATTACTAAAGTTATATTGCAAATGAACAACCAAAAACTTGTTTCCAGCCTGCATGCCGAAAATTTGAATAGTAATATTAATTTTCCAAAAACACCATTTGTCGTTCAGCGGGAACTTAGCGGATGGAAACGCCCGGTAGTCACGATTAACGGAGAAATAAAGGAGTATCCAAGAATTGCCGGCATATCTTCGTTTGGTGCGGGGGGAGCGAACGCTCATGTGATTGTTGAGGAGTATGTGCCTGAAGAATTGCGGCCTCTCCCTATTAGTATTGATAATAACAAACCTGTAATTATTCTACTGTCGGCAAGAAATGAAATACGGCTAAGGGAACAGGCAAAACGGTTGTTAACTGCAATGAGGCAGCAAAATCTTTCAGACACAGATTTGGTCAGCATAGCCTATACACTCCAGATTGGGCGGGAAGCAATGGAAGAGCGGTTAGGCTTAGTTGTGCGGACGATGAAAGAATTGGAGCAAATGCTCGAAAGTTTTGTTGAAGGGGTTAAGGATGACCAAAGCGCACTGTATCGTGGTCAGACCAAATCTTTTAAAGATACTGTGGTTGCTTTTTCAGTAGATGAAAATTTATCCAAAACAATTGATGATTGGATTACTAAAGAGAAGTATGATAACGTTTTAAGTCTTTGGGTCAAGGGTTTGAATATTAATTGGAACAAACTTTATAGCGATGGTAAGCCGCAACGAATTAGTTTACCTGCCTATCCCTTTGCCAAAGAGCACTATTGGTTACCTGAAATCAATACCACAAGTGCTGGCAAAGGAACCGAAACCTCTACTTCGGCTTGGATTCATCCAGTCCTTCATCAAAATAATTCTGATTTCTACGCACAAAGGTTTAGTTCACTCTTTACAGGCCGGGAGTTTTTCCTGACAGACCATGTCGTGAATGATAAGCGGGTTTTGCCTGGGGTGACATATCTTGAGATGGCTAGAGAAGCAGTTATACAATCATTCGGAAATTTGTGGAATGGGAAAAATGTAATTCAACTTAAAAATGTTGTTTGGAACCGTCCTGTCATCGTAGAGGAACAGCCAGTAAAAATATATATCAGTCTTTCTCCGGAAGAAGGCGGCGAAATTACCTATGAAATATACAGCGAATCAGAAACAGCTAATGCGGAGTTGGTAATACATAGTCAAGGCAGTGCGGAATTGGGTTCGTTAACAATACCAACCTTGGATTTGTCTGCAATTAAGTCTCAAGTGTGGGAAAAGACGGTTTCCGCCACCCAGTGTTATGAGATATTCCGTATTATGGGAATTAACTACGGGCCGGGTCACCAAGGCATTAAAATGTTAAATGTGGGAGCTAATTATGTTTTGGCTGAGCTTTCTTTACCTGTTTCTGTAGCCGAAACCAAGGATATGTATATAATGCATCCAAGTATGCTGGATTCGGCTTTGCAGGCGGCTAGTGGATTAATGATGAATACCGGGGATTTGTCATCAGATAGTAGCAGGATATTAAAACAGTATGTACCGTTTGCGGTGGATGACATAAAAATATTTGGAAAATGCTCTAAAACTATGTGGGCTCTTATCCGCTATAGTGATGGCAGTAAAATCGATGGTAAGATACAGAAGCTTGACATCGATTTATGTGATGATAACGGAACTGTATGCGTAAGGATGAGAGGGCTTTCCTTCAGAGAAATGGAACGCAGCGATAGTATCGCCGAGTCTAACGCAACTGTTGGTATGCAGCTAATTTGCCCTTGCTGGAAGCAGCAAGTAATAGACCAAGAAGTCGCAGATCCTGTCTATAACCAGCATTTGGTGATACTGTGTGAATTTGATGGAATTACACCAAAAGATATTGAAAATCAAATTAGTAATACACGGTGTCTTAGTTTGCTAACTGAAGAAGAGGGTATAGAGGCACGGTTTCAAATTTATGCGACTCAGGTATTTGAAGAGATACAGAGTATTCTTCGGGGCAGACCAAAGGAGCCTGTATTATTACAGGTTGTGATTCCGGACAAAATCGAGCAACAGGTATTTTCCGGTCTTTCCGGTATGCTGAAAACGGCTATGCTTGAAAATCCGATATTTATTGGTCAAATAATTGAAATTGAGTCTGGAGAAAATGCCGGATTGATTGTAGAAAAACTTAAGGAAAACAGTCGAATTTCTCGGGATAACCACATTCGCTACCAAGACGGCAAGCGCTGGTGTGCCGATTGGAGCGAAGTACAAGTATCCCCCGACGCAATAAAAATTCCTTGGAAATATCAAGGGATTTATTTAATTACAGGCGGTACTGGCGGTTTGGGGCAAATTTTTGCCAAAGAAATTGCGCAGCAAGTTAAAAAAGCTACTCTGATTTTAACAGGGAGAAGACCACTTACTGAGGACAAACAAGCTTTGCTGCAGGAATTGGTTTTGCTGGGGGCTAAGGTCGAATACCAGCAGGTTGATGTGTCGAATAAGGAACAAGTTGTGAATTTGATTAAAAGCATTCGTGAGAAATTTGGTAATCTCCATGGCATTATTCATTGCGCGGGCATACTCAAGGACAGCTTCATTCTGAAAAAATCCAGCGAAGATGTAAAAGAAGTTTTAGCCCCCAAGGTTTCCGGACTGGTAAATCTGGATCAGGCAAGCCGGGACTTACCTTTGGAATTCTTTATTCTTTTTTCTTCTCTTGCTGGGGTTATCGGTAACCCAGGTCAAGCAGACTATGCTACTGCTAATGCTTTTATGGATGCTTATGCCCGGTATCGAAATATTCTGGTGAAATCAGGACATCGACAAGGGCATACACTGGCGATTAATTGGCCGTTATGGAAAGAGGGTGGAATGAGTGTAGATAAGGAAACACAGAAAATGATGAGAGAAAAACTAGGCTTTGTGGCTATGGAAACGCAACCTGGTATTCAGGCTCTTTATCAGGCCATGGCTTCCGGCAATGAGCAGGTAGTGGTAATGAGCGGGATAAGGCAATTTATTGATAATGAATTTGTTTATGCAAATTATGAATTATATCATGACGTAGTAACAAGAATTTTTGAAGATCAATTAACTGAAGAACAGTTTATAAATTTAATTTTGAGGTAAAGAGGAAAAGAGTGATATGAATAATCAATTAAGTAAATTGTATAAGCAATTACAAGAAGGAAAAATTAGTCGGGAAGCTGCGGTAAAACAAATTATTGAGTTTAAGTTGCAGCATAAGAGCGTGTCTTTTTCTGCGGACAATGATTTATCGACAGAAATAGTAAAAGTACCTGTTACTACCTTAGATAAAAATAAAGTAATCGCTGAATTTGACAATGATTTGCTTCGAGAAAAAGCAATCCATTTCTTCAAAAAGCTGCTTTCGACGGTAATCAAATTGCCTGTGCAACGGATTGAAGCCGATGCTCCCATGGAGAAATACGGAATAGACTCGATTATGGTCATGCAAATGACCAATCAATTAGAAAACACTTTTGGTTCTTTGCCAAAAACATTGTTCTTTGAATACCAAAGTATCCAGGAAATAGTTGGCTATTTCCTGGATACTTACCGGGAAAAACTTGTGGAATTGCTGGCGGCCAAGAATGAGACAGAGACGTTCAGCAATAATCCTCCGATTTCCCCGCCTGCTGAGCGTCCGGTAAGTCAAGGCCTTCGTAACCGCATTGCACCAGCCATTGCAAAATCCCGGGGAAAAACAGCCCAAGGGCCTTTTGATATTGCAATAATTGGTGTTTCCGGCCGTTACCCCGGCGCAAAAAACATCAAAGAATATTGGAAAAATCTTCAGGAAGGTAAAGACTGTATAAGCGAAATTCCGAAAGACCGCTGGGACTACAGCCGTTACTTTGACGAAGATAAAAACAAATCCGGAACAATCTATAGTAAGTGGGGCGGGTTTATCGAGGGCGTGGATCAGTTTGATCCTCTTTTTTTCAATATTTCACCACGGGAAGCGGAGTTTATTGATCCTCAGGAACGCCTGTTTTTGCAATGTGTCTATGAAACATTAGAAGATGCAGGCTATACCCGGGAAACCGTCGGCATGAACCGGGAGGGTGGCGTAGACGGCAATGTAGGTGTTTATGTAGGAGTGATGTATGAAGAGTACCAACTTTACGGCGCCCAAGAGCAGATGATGGGTAGGCCAATAGCCCTTACTGGCAGTCCGGCATCAATAGCCAACAGAGTATCCTATTTTTGCAACTTTAACGGACCGAGTATTGCCATAGATACCATGTGTTCCTCCTCTTTGACAGCTATCCATTTAGCCTGCCAAAGCCTGCAAAGCGGCGGCTGCCAACTTGCAATTGCGGGAGGCGTCAACATATCGGTTCATCCCAACAAATACTTAATGCTCAGCCAAGGTAAGTTCTTATCCAGCAAAGGGCGGTGTGAAAGCTTTGGCCAGGGCGGTGACGGCTATGTACCGGGAGAAGGTGTCGGTGCAGTATTGCTCAAACCACTGGACAGAGCCGTCGCGGACGGTGATCATATCTATGGAGTAATAAAAGGTATCGCCGTAAATCATGGTGGGAAAACCAACGGGTACACAGTTCCTAACCCCAATGCCCAGGCAACTGTTATTGGACGGGCATTAAAGCAAGCACGAATCAATCCAAGAATAATCAGTTATATTGAAGCCCATGGCACAGGGACATTCTTAGGAGATCCGATTGAAATCGCGGCTTTGAGTAAAACATTTCAAGAATATACAGCAGATAAACAGTTTTGCGCCATTGGCTCAGCTAAATCAAATATAGGGCATTGCGAGAGCGCGGCAGGTATTGCCGGAGTGACCAAAGTACTATTGCAACTGAAATATCATCAACTAGTTCCCTCTTTGCATTCCGATGTACGTAACCCTAATATTGATTTTGGCAAGACTCCATTTATCGTCCAACAAGAGCTTGGCGAATGGAAAAGACCAAAAGCTGCGCTGGATGGAGTCATGCGCGAATATCCAAGAACCGCCGGCATTTCATCTTTTGGTGCGGGAGGTTCAAATGCCCATGTAGTGATTGAAGAATATATACCTAATTCCCGGGAAGTGCAAATACCATCGTCACCCGCAATAATTGTATTGTCAGCTAAAAATGAAGAAGGGCTTAAAGAGCAAGCTAAAGAGCTATTATGTGCCATTGAAGAGCAATGCTTCGCTAATACTGATTTGGCTTCCATGGCTTATACTCTCCAAGTAGGACGAGAAGCCATGGAAGAACGGTTAGCTATGACAGTAGGTTCAGTGCAAGAACTTGAAGAAAAACTTAGGGATTTTGTGCAAGGAAAAGATAATATTGATGATTTATACTACGGTCAGGTAAAACGCAATAAGGAAACGCTGGCAGTTTTAGCAACTGACGAAGATATGACGAAAGCAATAGACGCTTGGTTCAGTAAAAGAAAATATGCTAAACTTCTGGAGCTTTGGGTCAAAGGCCTGAATATTGACTGGAACCGGCTGTATCCTGATACGAAACCGGAGCGAATTAGCTTGCCTACATATCCTTTTGCAGTTGGGCATTATTGGGTTCCGATAACTAAGGCGGATTATCCTAATTTAGCCAAGGAAAACTTCGTTGACGATAGACTTACGGTACAGAAAAAGATTTGCACATTAAAAAAACAGTGGAAACAATCTATAGCTACGCCAACTAAAACTATGAGCCGTTCTATTATCATCCTGTCAACGCAAGAAACTGAAGGGGTAGCGATTGAACTTTCCAAGCATTTTGCTGAGAGCTATGTTTTAAATATTAATGATATTGAACCAAAATACAGTCTACCGGAGGACTGGCAAACTTATGATGGTTTTGTAGACTTGGTCGGTTGCGGCAGTGAGAGTAATGAATCGCTGGTTTGGATCGTATTACTGCAACATTTGATCGAGTTAGGCCAAAGTAGAGGCTTAACTTTGCTATGTGTTACAAAAGGACTGGAATCTTACAATAATATCACGATTAATTTGGCCGGAGCTTGCCGTGCTGGATTGTATCGCATGCTGCAAAGTGAGTATAGTCATTTGCAATCACGGCATATTGATGTTGAGCCATGTGTTGCTGATAGTACACTTGCTCAGCAGATTGCTACAGAGTTTTCAATTGATAGTGATGATTCGGAAATCTGCTATCGGGACGGAACCCGTTTTGAGGCTTACCTTGCGGAAACCGGAGAATATGTGAACAGGCAAAGTCTTGTGAAGTTCCCCGAAGACCACGTCCTTTTGGTTACAGGTGGGACACGCGGGCTCGGACATTTATGCGCGCGGCATTTTATAAAAAATTATGGTGTCAAAAGATTGGTTATAACAGGACAAGAAGCTTTGCCTGCACGCGAGCAATGGAACTTCTATAAGGGATTAAATAATACTTTGGCGAAGAAAATCCGGGCTATTGAAGAGATAGAAAGCCAAGGAATACAGGTATGGGCACTTGCATTAACAAAAGAAAACAATTCTCAACAGATTGTGAATGAGATTAGAAAAAGTATGGGACCCATCGGCGGGGTTATCCATTGTGCCGGAACTGGTGATTTTGATAATCCTGCATTTGTCCGGAAATCAATTATTGGAATTGAGCAGGTACTAAATCCCAAAATTAGCGTACTGAACGATTTATATCAAGCGGTAAAAAATGAGCCGTTGCAGTTTTTTGTCATGTTTTCATCAGTCTCGGCGATTATTCCTGCTTTAGCTTCCGGGCAGAGTGATTATGCCATGGCTAACGCCTATATGGATTATTTTGCGGAAGCTAACAATTCTGGCTGTCCAATAATTAGTATTCAATGGCCTAGCTGGAAAGATACTGGCATGGGAGAAGCGAAAAGCAAGGCTTATCAGCAGAGTGGTTTGTTAAGCATAACTGATACGGAAGGACTGGATTTTCTAGATTCTATTCTTGCACACAAGGCCGGTCCCGTAATTCTTCCCGCCGTGGTAAATACGGATTTATGGAATCCACACCAATTAATGAAGCGTAAAATTCAAAAACCGATAACAGGGGCTACAAAGTCTGAAAAGAACAATTATGTGAAGTCAATAACTACTGCAAATAATCTTATAAAAGCAACTCAAGAATGGTTGGTGGCGTTATTTTCCCAGGAATTAAAAATAGAACCTTCTCAATTAGATATTGATATTCCGTTTCAGGATTTTGGTGTAGATTCTATTTTCTTGGTTCAATTGTTGCGGCAAATCAATCAACTGTTATTAGAGGAAATAGATCCTTCGAGTTTCTATGAATATTCTACCATTGAGTTATTAGCCGGGTGGCTTGTAGAAAACCATGCTTCCTCACTAGAAACGCTGGTTGCTGTAGATACGCAGAATTCCTCAGCCGATTTGTCTTTTAGTCCGTCTCAGAAACCGGCGGTGGTTTCTTTAATAAAAAGGTTACCTCAAAACTGGAATTCAGCGGATATTGCAGTGATTGGAATGTCTTGCCGATTTCCCGGGGCAAATAATTTAGGAAAATATTGGGAGATGCTATTGGCAGGAAAAACATCAATTGGCGTTGTTCCTCCAAAACGATGGGGAAAAGCAAATAATTATTACGCCGGTTTACTTGACAATATAACAGATTATGATCCTGACTTTTTCCAAATACCCAAAGAAGATGCCAGAGTCTTGGATTTGCAAGCTTTGCTGGTGCTGGAGGAAAGCCTTAAGCTTTGGTATCACGCGGGCTATACCCCCAAAGAAATAAAGGGGCGTCAAGTGGGAGTCTATCTAGGAGGAAGAAGTCGCCACCAGCCTGAAGAAACTATTCTTAGTCGAGCACACAATCCAATTATGGCTATCGGTCAGAATTATTTGGCGGCTAATATATCACAGTTTTATGATCTTCATGGTCCCAGTGTTGTTGTGGATACTGCCTGTTCTTCCGCCTTAGTTGCGATGAATATGGGGATTCAAGCCCTGCACACTGGCGAAATTGACTCTGCCGTTATAGGGGGAGTGAGCTTATTAAGTACCGATGGAGCGCACCGGACTTTTCAGCAACGCGGAATTTTAGCAAATGAACCGCAATTTCATATTTTTGACAAACGATCGCACGGAGTGGTTTTAGGAGAAGGCGTAGGGTTAGTGCTGCTGAAAACAGTGGAACAGGCGATTGCCGATGGGGACTATATTTACGCTGTAATTAAGGCAGTGTCAATTAACAATGACGGCCGGACAGCTGGTCCTACC
This window of the Methylomusa anaerophila genome carries:
- a CDS encoding type I polyketide synthase — its product is MNNQLSKLYKQLQEGKISREAAVKQIIEFKLQHKSVSFSADNDLSTEIVKVPVTTLDKNKVIAEFDNDLLREKAIHFFKKLLSTVIKLPVQRIEADAPMEKYGIDSIMVMQMTNQLENTFGSLPKTLFFEYQSIQEIVGYFLDTYREKLVELLAAKNETETFSNNPPISPPAERPVSQGLRNRIAPAIAKSRGKTAQGPFDIAIIGVSGRYPGAKNIKEYWKNLQEGKDCISEIPKDRWDYSRYFDEDKNKSGTIYSKWGGFIEGVDQFDPLFFNISPREAEFIDPQERLFLQCVYETLEDAGYTRETVGMNREGGVDGNVGVYVGVMYEEYQLYGAQEQMMGRPIALTGSPASIANRVSYFCNFNGPSIAIDTMCSSSLTAIHLACQSLQSGGCQLAIAGGVNISVHPNKYLMLSQGKFLSSKGRCESFGQGGDGYVPGEGVGAVLLKPLDRAVADGDHIYGVIKGIAVNHGGKTNGYTVPNPNAQATVIGRALKQARINPRIISYIEAHGTGTFLGDPIEIAALSKTFQEYTADKQFCAIGSAKSNIGHCESAAGIAGVTKVLLQLKYHQLVPSLHSDVRNPNIDFGKTPFIVQQELGEWKRPKAALDGVMREYPRTAGISSFGAGGSNAHVVIEEYIPNSREVQIPSSPAIIVLSAKNEEGLKEQAKELLCAIEEQCFANTDLASMAYTLQVGREAMEERLAMTVGSVQELEEKLRDFVQGKDNIDDLYYGQVKRNKETLAVLATDEDMTKAIDAWFSKRKYAKLLELWVKGLNIDWNRLYPDTKPERISLPTYPFAVGHYWVPITKADYPNLAKENFVDDRLTVQKKICTLKKQWKQSIATPTKTMSRSIIILSTQETEGVAIELSKHFAESYVLNINDIEPKYSLPEDWQTYDGFVDLVGCGSESNESLVWIVLLQHLIELGQSRGLTLLCVTKGLESYNNITINLAGACRAGLYRMLQSEYSHLQSRHIDVEPCVADSTLAQQIATEFSIDSDDSEICYRDGTRFEAYLAETGEYVNRQSLVKFPEDHVLLVTGGTRGLGHLCARHFIKNYGVKRLVITGQEALPAREQWNFYKGLNNTLAKKIRAIEEIESQGIQVWALALTKENNSQQIVNEIRKSMGPIGGVIHCAGTGDFDNPAFVRKSIIGIEQVLNPKISVLNDLYQAVKNEPLQFFVMFSSVSAIIPALASGQSDYAMANAYMDYFAEANNSGCPIISIQWPSWKDTGMGEAKSKAYQQSGLLSITDTEGLDFLDSILAHKAGPVILPAVVNTDLWNPHQLMKRKIQKPITGATKSEKNNYVKSITTANNLIKATQEWLVALFSQELKIEPSQLDIDIPFQDFGVDSIFLVQLLRQINQLLLEEIDPSSFYEYSTIELLAGWLVENHASSLETLVAVDTQNSSADLSFSPSQKPAVVSLIKRLPQNWNSADIAVIGMSCRFPGANNLGKYWEMLLAGKTSIGVVPPKRWGKANNYYAGLLDNITDYDPDFFQIPKEDARVLDLQALLVLEESLKLWYHAGYTPKEIKGRQVGVYLGGRSRHQPEETILSRAHNPIMAIGQNYLAANISQFYDLHGPSVVVDTACSSALVAMNMGIQALHTGEIDSAVIGGVSLLSTDGAHRTFQQRGILANEPQFHIFDKRSHGVVLGEGVGLVLLKTVEQAIADGDYIYAVIKAVSINNDGRTAGPTSPNFQAQKEVMQAALSKSGKCAEEISYVEVNGSGSEVTDLLELKAIQSVYRLSNNASLGLGSIKPNIGHPLCAEGIASLIKVSMMLEQGQMAPFLSGEQPMTHYSLESSPFYFCRKQTAWLNKPRTAAINCFADGGTNAHVILEAWSDTEARKITRYPLIPPELNRSNVQSGIVYNSIWKQKLVEA